The following proteins are encoded in a genomic region of Dyadobacter sp. UC 10:
- a CDS encoding T9SS type A sorting domain-containing protein, translating into MKTKMKQLLRIGVCMSFILLFKNAQAQDVAINITPQTVPMLYHAGGLLRVSICNTNPTPVSAPANKLRPLISFPDNLKILGAFNTDGTPITNFNVESLTDVPGDHTIRLLYTTTLANFDCVEFDVLVRGEEVGEGGPITCTLSFNGPMTVGNSPANDNSVAEMPVDVNLPVKLKTFNVSKEGKLAVINWVTTEEVNSERFDVQRSEDGKTWEIIESVEALGNSEDGKTYTSFDANPFIGENLYRLHMIDKDGTSAYSAIRNLEFEGAVQFVYPNPASEKLMLNKSIRSGIASVEIFDANGKEIYKIKSNPEEIDVSRFKAGVYVVRVKSIDGKETSSKILVVK; encoded by the coding sequence ATGAAAACTAAAATGAAACAACTTCTACGCATTGGGGTATGCATGTCATTCATTCTACTATTTAAGAATGCGCAAGCTCAGGATGTTGCAATCAATATTACACCGCAGACCGTTCCTATGCTGTATCATGCAGGAGGTTTGCTAAGAGTATCTATTTGCAATACGAATCCAACGCCAGTCTCAGCACCAGCTAACAAGCTCAGGCCACTGATCAGCTTTCCTGATAATTTGAAGATACTTGGTGCCTTTAATACGGATGGAACACCAATAACAAATTTTAATGTAGAGTCGTTAACCGATGTTCCAGGCGATCACACTATCAGATTACTTTATACTACGACTCTGGCAAATTTTGATTGTGTTGAGTTTGACGTTCTTGTGAGAGGGGAAGAAGTTGGAGAAGGCGGACCAATTACCTGCACACTAAGTTTCAATGGGCCAATGACGGTTGGGAATAGCCCGGCAAATGATAACAGTGTTGCCGAGATGCCAGTCGATGTCAATCTACCTGTTAAGCTTAAAACTTTCAATGTGAGCAAGGAAGGAAAGTTGGCAGTAATAAATTGGGTGACAACAGAAGAAGTTAACAGCGAACGTTTTGATGTTCAAAGGAGTGAAGACGGTAAAACCTGGGAAATCATCGAATCCGTAGAAGCGCTCGGTAATAGCGAGGATGGAAAAACATACACGTCCTTCGACGCCAATCCTTTTATTGGCGAAAATTTATATCGCCTTCACATGATTGACAAAGACGGAACCAGTGCGTATAGTGCAATACGTAATCTGGAATTTGAGGGCGCGGTACAATTTGTATACCCCAACCCCGCTTCGGAAAAATTGATGTTGAACAAAAGTATTCGCTCTGGTATTGCCAGTGTTGAAATATTTGATGCGAACGGTAAGGAAATCTATAAAATCAAGTCAAACCCGGAAGAGATCGACGTGAGCAGGTTTAAGGCTGGCGTTTATGTAGTTCGCGTTAAGTCCATAGACGGAAAGGAAACAAGCTCGAAAATTCTCGTTGTTAAGTAG
- a CDS encoding histidine kinase: MRHLKFLFLLSFLGLASNATAQFIFQNLGEADGLDSKDLLSLYKDQDDFLWIGSINGLNRYDGNSIRPFDNTGQGKNIFINSIFPIDNGDNLLLATSRGLLTFNKRKAKYIADTRFALLSKKNILALKKDGYDRLWILCNSEIFIYDGRKLLSLEEEFPMALKILKQPLSYAAGNAFCWDQKQGGFWIGGLQCFFLDCKNKVLYDSTNNPRQYPLLKKHWVTAIALDTSSNLWYASTSDLSLNYWNKQTNQVTIHRQFEGKKATDGCNYIYVDRKNRLWVSTWMYAAYIKEEGAPIKKIPYSQDSPNSISYGYFRDVVEDREGNLWFATINGVSKLSGSIPFKAIYKLPSYDSFLETNFTHANSILVDKDHIYASKEDGMIAYNMNRRLFKRYYVSSTDVLKNRFLMTVKVGKTCWLAGSHGVFSVNEGEEVLSQLEKAPPSPTNFIFTDNKGKIWFHVMNDAIYRYDPASDRLDRFDGKNEQYGIFKYANCQSFLVLKSGDILFGMWGTGFLKFEASKSRFSVIPVANPKNFHVQQAIEDSDGNVWASIWEKGLYKISQQGNILDSLSDEDGLPFNRIASITMDARGAIWAAGSGGLLFFFTKTKKITRVQINLGKTLQDYWNFVYATKDRIYAVMLDHVVEIDPFKFAKISVRKSPHITSVRIFGNEIETAAGKLLELHPQDNYITFQYASLSHRDVPSLQYSYKLEGIDDDWVEAGRAMTVSYNSLKPGYYNFKVRSTNENEQWMTEVTTLKIRVLPHWWQTWWFFVLAGTLSAVFIDATYRGYLNRKQKTSYDKTIAYFANSVYGENSVNEICWDIARNCISQLHFEDCVVYLWDEGRQKLIQKATYGTKNVREHEILNPMELDLGEGIVGAAAATKKTVIVKDTRKDSRYIVDDEPRLSEIAVPILHEGKVIGVIDSEHSQKKFFNEEHARVLSTIASISANKIAEAQAEEQAQQKEIMLLEINKMLAESQLMALRAQMNPHFVFNCLNSIQECIVTQKYGEASKYLNKFSKLFRRVLNNSDKNLVTIEDENDVLELYLELEQMRFEQSFSYEITVDNDLEAEDIMLPSMLLQPYVENALWHGLMHKDGDRQLIIRYERINDDVFRCLIDDNGIGRKRSLEIKEFNSKGKRHKSKGLQIAKDRLDLLEKQGQHALVQITDKYDLQGNAQGTLVTIELSTFLNNT, encoded by the coding sequence ATGCGCCATTTAAAATTTTTATTCCTGCTCTCGTTTCTCGGTCTGGCCTCCAATGCCACTGCACAGTTTATTTTTCAGAACCTCGGAGAGGCAGATGGGCTGGATTCGAAGGACTTACTATCTCTATACAAAGATCAGGACGACTTTCTGTGGATAGGGAGCATCAATGGCCTTAACCGATACGATGGAAACTCGATCAGGCCCTTTGACAATACCGGTCAGGGCAAAAACATCTTTATAAACTCAATTTTCCCAATAGATAATGGCGATAACCTGCTGCTTGCGACTTCCAGAGGATTGCTCACCTTCAACAAACGGAAGGCGAAATATATAGCGGACACACGGTTTGCCTTATTGTCAAAAAAAAATATCCTCGCCTTAAAAAAAGATGGTTACGACAGGTTATGGATACTATGCAATTCCGAAATCTTCATTTATGACGGCAGGAAGCTGCTGTCCTTGGAAGAGGAGTTTCCCATGGCTCTTAAAATCCTCAAGCAACCACTATCCTATGCAGCCGGCAACGCTTTTTGCTGGGATCAAAAACAGGGTGGATTTTGGATCGGGGGTCTTCAGTGCTTTTTTCTCGACTGCAAAAATAAGGTTCTCTACGACAGCACTAACAACCCCAGGCAATACCCTCTCCTGAAAAAGCATTGGGTTACTGCTATTGCGTTGGATACCAGTTCTAATCTGTGGTACGCCTCAACATCAGACTTGTCTCTAAACTATTGGAACAAGCAAACGAATCAGGTAACAATCCATCGACAATTTGAAGGTAAAAAGGCTACGGACGGATGTAATTACATATATGTGGACAGGAAGAACCGGCTCTGGGTATCGACCTGGATGTACGCTGCCTATATTAAAGAAGAAGGTGCACCAATCAAAAAAATACCATACAGCCAGGACTCCCCTAACTCCATCAGTTATGGTTATTTCCGGGACGTGGTGGAAGATAGGGAGGGAAATTTGTGGTTCGCGACAATCAATGGAGTAAGCAAATTATCCGGCAGCATACCTTTCAAAGCAATCTACAAGCTTCCCAGTTACGACTCTTTCCTGGAAACCAATTTCACTCACGCAAATAGTATACTTGTCGATAAAGATCACATTTACGCCTCGAAGGAGGATGGAATGATTGCCTATAACATGAACAGGCGGTTGTTCAAGCGTTATTATGTTTCTTCCACAGACGTTTTGAAAAATCGGTTTCTGATGACCGTGAAAGTAGGGAAAACATGCTGGCTGGCTGGAAGCCATGGAGTTTTCAGCGTGAATGAGGGCGAGGAGGTTTTGTCACAACTCGAAAAAGCACCCCCAAGCCCAACTAACTTTATCTTTACAGACAATAAAGGGAAGATCTGGTTTCACGTAATGAATGACGCGATTTACAGGTACGATCCAGCATCTGACAGACTCGATCGCTTCGACGGTAAAAATGAGCAGTACGGAATTTTTAAGTATGCCAATTGCCAAAGTTTTCTGGTCTTAAAAAGCGGCGATATTCTGTTTGGAATGTGGGGCACGGGTTTTCTTAAATTCGAAGCGTCCAAAAGTCGTTTTTCCGTCATTCCGGTTGCAAATCCCAAGAATTTCCACGTGCAACAGGCTATCGAAGATTCCGATGGAAACGTCTGGGCCTCGATCTGGGAAAAGGGTCTTTACAAAATCAGTCAGCAGGGGAATATTTTAGATAGCCTGAGCGACGAGGATGGCCTTCCTTTTAACCGCATTGCAAGCATTACCATGGATGCAAGGGGGGCAATTTGGGCGGCGGGCTCGGGCGGGCTATTATTCTTTTTCACCAAAACAAAAAAGATAACCAGGGTTCAAATCAACCTTGGCAAAACGCTGCAAGATTACTGGAACTTTGTGTACGCCACCAAAGACCGTATTTACGCGGTCATGCTGGATCACGTAGTCGAAATTGATCCTTTCAAATTTGCCAAAATATCGGTTCGAAAGTCGCCCCATATTACTTCGGTCAGAATTTTCGGTAATGAGATTGAAACTGCGGCCGGAAAATTACTTGAACTCCACCCTCAGGACAACTACATTACCTTTCAATATGCTTCCCTGAGCCACCGTGACGTGCCTTCCTTACAATACAGTTATAAGCTGGAAGGGATTGATGACGACTGGGTAGAGGCTGGGCGCGCCATGACGGTCAGTTACAACAGCCTCAAACCGGGGTATTATAATTTCAAAGTCAGGAGTACCAATGAAAATGAACAGTGGATGACCGAGGTAACAACTTTGAAAATCCGGGTGCTCCCTCACTGGTGGCAAACCTGGTGGTTCTTTGTGCTTGCCGGCACCTTGTCGGCCGTATTTATCGACGCTACTTACCGAGGCTATTTAAATCGTAAGCAAAAAACCTCTTACGACAAAACCATCGCCTATTTCGCCAACTCGGTTTATGGAGAAAACTCGGTGAATGAAATCTGCTGGGACATCGCCCGAAACTGTATTTCTCAGCTTCATTTTGAAGATTGTGTGGTGTACCTGTGGGACGAGGGAAGGCAAAAGCTTATACAAAAAGCTACGTACGGCACAAAAAATGTAAGAGAACACGAAATCTTAAACCCGATGGAACTCGATCTGGGCGAGGGGATCGTGGGCGCCGCTGCGGCCACTAAAAAAACGGTGATTGTCAAAGATACGCGAAAAGACAGCCGCTATATTGTTGATGATGAGCCACGTTTGTCAGAAATAGCAGTCCCGATTTTACATGAAGGCAAAGTCATCGGCGTAATCGATTCGGAACATAGCCAGAAGAAATTCTTCAATGAGGAACATGCGCGTGTATTGTCAACGATTGCATCCATCAGTGCCAATAAAATCGCCGAGGCCCAGGCTGAAGAACAGGCCCAGCAAAAAGAGATCATGCTGTTGGAAATCAACAAAATGCTGGCAGAAAGCCAGTTGATGGCTTTACGGGCGCAGATGAACCCGCATTTCGTATTCAATTGCCTTAACAGTATACAGGAATGCATTGTCACCCAGAAATACGGCGAAGCAAGCAAATACCTGAATAAGTTCTCAAAGCTCTTCAGGAGGGTACTTAATAATTCGGATAAAAATCTGGTCACGATTGAGGATGAAAATGACGTGCTCGAACTCTATCTGGAGCTTGAACAGATGCGGTTTGAACAATCGTTCTCTTATGAAATTACCGTCGATAACGACCTGGAAGCGGAGGACATCATGCTGCCGTCTATGCTGTTGCAACCCTACGTCGAAAATGCGCTTTGGCACGGACTGATGCACAAGGACGGCGACCGGCAGCTTATCATCAGATATGAGCGCATTAATGACGATGTTTTCAGATGCCTCATCGATGACAATGGCATTGGCAGAAAAAGATCCCTGGAAATCAAAGAGTTTAACAGCAAAGGCAAAAGGCACAAATCAAAGGGGTTACAAATAGCGAAAGACAGACTTGATCTGCTTGAAAAGCAGGGGCAGCATGCATTGGTGCAAATAACAGATAAATATGATCTGCAAGGCAACGCGCAGGGCACTCTAGTAACAATCGAACTTTCTACTTTCTTAAATAATACCTAA
- a CDS encoding LytR/AlgR family response regulator transcription factor — protein MIKALIIDDEQKARNVLDHYLANFIKEKIEIRHADSVREALDILDNFMPDIVFLDVEMPHQNGFDFLLLRKNPSYDIIFTTAYNQYAIQAIRFSALDYLLKPVDPEELQESVQRHLEKVRQKSMQTNQQLYDNLAKNIEKKEIKDFRLAVPSSEGVYFFTLDEILRLEADKNYTSIHLIGKRPFLSSKTLKHFDEMLNEFNFIRTHKSHLVNPKYIKQVTHNNQFLLLTDGSRIEISRRKKETVQQYLKLK, from the coding sequence ATGATAAAGGCACTAATAATCGATGATGAACAAAAGGCACGCAATGTGCTAGACCACTATCTGGCTAATTTTATCAAGGAAAAAATTGAAATCCGACATGCGGATTCGGTCAGGGAAGCACTCGATATTCTGGACAACTTTATGCCGGATATCGTTTTTTTGGATGTGGAAATGCCCCATCAAAACGGATTTGACTTTTTGTTGCTGCGCAAGAATCCGAGTTATGATATCATTTTCACGACAGCCTACAATCAATATGCGATCCAGGCGATCCGGTTCAGCGCGCTGGACTATCTGCTGAAACCTGTCGACCCCGAGGAACTTCAGGAATCGGTACAGAGGCATTTGGAAAAAGTCAGGCAAAAGTCGATGCAAACCAACCAGCAACTATACGATAATCTGGCCAAAAACATTGAAAAGAAAGAAATAAAGGATTTCAGGCTGGCGGTACCGTCGAGCGAAGGAGTCTACTTTTTTACGCTGGACGAAATACTTCGGCTGGAAGCAGACAAAAACTACACTTCTATCCATCTGATCGGAAAGAGGCCGTTTCTTTCCAGTAAAACACTCAAACATTTTGATGAAATGCTGAATGAATTCAATTTCATCCGCACGCATAAGTCGCACCTCGTCAATCCTAAATACATCAAGCAGGTTACCCACAATAACCAGTTCCTGCTGCTGACCGATGGGTCGAGAATTGAAATTTCCCGGCGAAAAAAGGAAACTGTGCAGCAGTACCTCAAGTTAAAATAG
- a CDS encoding DUF3037 domain-containing protein, with amino-acid sequence MQDKQLFEYAVLRLVPRVEREEFINVGVILYCSARQYLDVKYELDEARLNAFSCVADPVEIRAYLLAFKQICHGRKDGGVIGALPLASRFRWLTATRSTMLQTSKVHAGFCDDPEQTLSVLFKEQVCC; translated from the coding sequence ATGCAAGACAAGCAGTTATTTGAGTATGCAGTGCTCCGGCTGGTCCCTCGGGTAGAGCGCGAGGAATTTATCAATGTAGGGGTTATTTTGTACTGCTCCGCCCGCCAGTATCTGGACGTTAAATATGAACTTGATGAAGCCAGGCTGAATGCTTTTAGTTGCGTTGCCGACCCTGTGGAGATACGGGCATATCTGCTCGCTTTCAAGCAGATATGCCACGGGAGAAAAGACGGTGGTGTGATAGGCGCGCTGCCGCTTGCTTCCCGGTTTCGCTGGCTTACCGCAACCAGAAGTACCATGCTGCAGACTTCAAAAGTTCATGCCGGGTTCTGTGATGACCCGGAACAGACATTGTCGGTTTTATTCAAAGAGCAGGTGTGCTGTTGA
- a CDS encoding HipA family kinase, whose amino-acid sequence MITRPVALREVNVIRYLMPLREGGSLPAIAEADDDFLYVLKFKGAGQGVKALIAELIGGEIARLLGLRLPEIVFAKLDEAFGRTEPDEEIQDLLKASVGLNLAMHYLSGAITFDPLVTTVDGKLASEIVWLDCFLMNVDRTARNTNMLIWHKELWLIDHGASLYFHHSWQDWELQAARPFLQAKDHVLLKKATELDAVDAYYKTILNEQEIRQIVSLIPGDWLLKDAPFETEEAHREAYIQFLTQRLRHSEVFVKAAADARQAVI is encoded by the coding sequence ATGATTACAAGACCAGTTGCACTTCGGGAGGTCAACGTAATACGCTATCTGATGCCGCTGAGGGAGGGTGGTTCTCTGCCTGCTATTGCGGAAGCAGATGACGATTTTTTATATGTATTGAAGTTTAAAGGGGCAGGCCAGGGTGTGAAAGCCCTCATCGCCGAGCTGATCGGCGGAGAAATTGCCAGGCTGCTGGGACTTCGTTTGCCGGAGATTGTTTTTGCCAAGCTGGATGAAGCATTCGGCAGGACGGAACCTGACGAGGAAATCCAGGACCTTTTGAAAGCAAGCGTCGGGTTGAACCTCGCCATGCATTACCTGTCCGGCGCCATTACGTTCGATCCGCTCGTGACGACGGTCGACGGAAAACTTGCTTCCGAAATCGTCTGGCTGGACTGTTTTTTAATGAATGTAGACCGCACCGCACGGAATACGAATATGCTCATCTGGCACAAAGAACTTTGGCTGATAGACCATGGGGCTTCATTGTATTTTCATCATTCGTGGCAGGATTGGGAGCTGCAGGCAGCCAGGCCGTTTTTGCAGGCTAAAGATCATGTTCTGTTGAAGAAAGCGACAGAGCTGGACGCGGTGGATGCATATTATAAAACGATTTTAAACGAGCAGGAGATCCGTCAAATCGTTTCGCTGATTCCCGGAGACTGGCTACTCAAAGACGCTCCATTTGAAACCGAAGAAGCGCATAGGGAAGCTTATATTCAATTTTTGACCCAAAGGCTTCGCCATTCCGAAGTATTTGTAAAAGCAGCGGCAGATGCAAGACAAGCAGTTATTTGA